The DNA sequence CCAGCAGCCACGCCAGGTACATGCCCCAGACCATCATGTCCCCGTGGGCGAAGTTGATGACCCGCATGACGCCGAAGATGAGGGAGAGCCCGACGGCCATCAGGCTGTAGACGCCCCCGAACAGGACGCCGTTGAGGAGGCCTTGAGCGACGAACGTGGGGTCCACAGACGGCCGGGGGGCGAGGCCAGAGCCCGCGCCCCCGAGGGTCAGCGCTTGGGCCGCGGGAACACGAGCTTCTGCTCGGCCGCGTCCCGGGGCCAGACGACGACAGGCTTCTGGCCGAGGATCTGAATCATGGCGCTGGTGGCATTCGGGTTGTCGCCGGTCTCGTTGAAGACGACGGGACCGGCCGAGACCATGAACCCGCCCGTGAAGCTGGTCTTCTTGATCGCGTCGACGACGGCCTCCGGGTCGGTCGACTTGGCCCGCTCCAGCACGTCCGCGACGATCAGCATGCCGTCATAGGAGTAGCCCGAGTTGGTGTCGAAGGTCTTGCCGCCTGAGCGCTTGCCGTATTCCTCGGCGATCGCGCGGGTCTTGGGGTTCTTGAAGTTCGGCCAGGGCACGTTGTCCATCACGTGCTCGATCAGCTCCTTGAGCTTCGCGATCTGGCCAGCCTCGTAGAGCCCCGGCGAGCCGGGGCTGATCACGCCCATCGCCTCCACCCGCTGCTTCGCCAGCTCCGGGAGCAAGAGCTGGGCGCTGGCCGGCCGGGTGATGGGGGCGATGATGTCGGGCCGAGCCGCCCTGAGCTTTCCGACCTCCGTCGAGAGATCCGAGGGTGGCTCCGGCCACGGGATGACCTCGACGATGTCGAATCCGGGGCGGGCGGCTTTGTGAGCGGCCTGGAACGACTTCGCCTGAGTCTGGCCGAACAGGTCGTTGGCGTACATGAGGACGAGCCGCTTCGGCGAAACCCCGGCCTCCTTGAAGATCTCCGTCATGAACTGGATCGCCCGCTGACCGAACATCGTCCCGGTCGGGAAGTTGCGGTACACGTACTGGACCTTCTGCTGCCCCTCGCGCACCGCCTTGGCGACGTTGGCGGTGATGGGGTCGGCGGCTGCGATGTCGACGAGGAACGGGATCCGCTGCTGCTGGGCGACCGGGACCATGGCCGCGGCGTCGCCGGAGCTGAAGGGGCCCAGCAGCACCTGGGCGCCCCCGTTGATGACCCGCTCGGCCTCCGTGCGGGCCACCTCCGGCTTGCCCTGGGTGTCCCCGAGGATCAGCTCGAGCTTGGCCCCCCCCAGAGACTTGATGCCGCCGGTGGCGTTGACCGCGTCGGCGGCCATCTGGGCGCCGAGTCGGCAAGCCTGGCCCGCCTCCGAGAGGGGGCCGGTGACCGGGTGAACGACGCCGACCTTGATGGTCCGTGGCTGCGCGCGCAGGACCGCCGGGAAGCCGAAGACCCCGGCTCCGGCGGCGACGCCGACCCCCGCGAGGAAGGTCCGCCGTCCGACTCCGCGTGCCTTCTCCATAGTGCCTCCTGGGAGTCGATCGGGCTGGGCGCGCGCCGCCGGAAGCCGCGACTCGACCGACCTATGAGTGTGTCGGAGTAACCCGGCAGCTCGCCCCCGAGCGGACGATGCGTCGTCTTCCGAGACCCCCCGAAGAACCCGGAGGCTGTCGGAGTAACCGCGCGCCAACGCCTCGCCCAACTGCCGCGGGTCAGTGTTCCACTCCGAGCGCGGGCTTGCCCGCGCAACCCTCCCGGGGGAGGGTCTGGGAGGGGCCGTCGAGGCCCCCTCCCAGGATCTAGCGCAGCCCGAGCAGCTCCCGGGCGATGACGACCCGCTGGATCTGGTTGGTCCCCTCGTAGATCTGCATGATCTTGGCGTCCCGCATGTAGCGCTCGACCGGAAACTCCCGCGTGTACCCGACCCCGCCGAAGACCTGCACGGCGTCGGTGGCCACCCGCATGGCGGCGTCGGCCGCGAAGCACTTGGCCATCGACGCTTCGAGCACCGTGGAGGGCGCCCCGCGCTCCACCAGGCTCGCCACGTGGTGCACCATGAGCCGGGCCGCGTGGACCTGCATGGCCATGTCGGCCAGCATGAACTGGATCCCCTGGAACGCGGCGATCGGCTGGTTGAACTGCCGCCGCTCCTTGGCGTAGCCGGTGGCGGCGTCGAGCGCCGCCTGGCCAACCCCCACCGCGGTGGCTCCCGTCATCGGCCGCGTGAAGTCGAGCGTCCGCATGGCGATCTTGAACCCGTCGCCTTCGGCGCCGAGGCGGTTCGCCACCGGGACCTCGCAGTCCTCGAGGTGGAAGGCCACGGTCGGCGAGGCACGGATGCCCATCTTCTTCTCTTTCTTCCCCACCGCGAAGCCCGGGAAGCCGGGTTCGACGAGGAAGGCGGTGATCCCCTTGGGGCCCTTGGTGGGATCGACGGTGGCGAAGAGCGTGATCACTCCCGCATTGGAGCCGTTGGAGCACCAGAGCTTGGTCCCGTTGAGGACGTAGCGGTCTCCCTTCCGCACGGCGACAGTCTGGAGGCTGGCCGCATCCGACCCGGCGCCGGGCTCC is a window from the Candidatus Methylomirabilota bacterium genome containing:
- a CDS encoding acyl-CoA dehydrogenase family protein, whose translation is MQLYYLTDEQRMVMELARALAREKIAPVAAHFDETETYPEEAMRLLAQQGLMGIWVPEAYGGSDMGALAVALVAEEISWACAATATNWGATPLGGYPIVLAGSEEQKRRYLPRLASGEILAAYSLSEPGAGSDAASLQTVAVRKGDRYVLNGTKLWCSNGSNAGVITLFATVDPTKGPKGITAFLVEPGFPGFAVGKKEKKMGIRASPTVAFHLEDCEVPVANRLGAEGDGFKIAMRTLDFTRPMTGATAVGVGQAALDAATGYAKERRQFNQPIAAFQGIQFMLADMAMQVHAARLMVHHVASLVERGAPSTVLEASMAKCFAADAAMRVATDAVQVFGGVGYTREFPVERYMRDAKIMQIYEGTNQIQRVVIARELLGLR
- a CDS encoding ABC transporter substrate-binding protein: MEKARGVGRRTFLAGVGVAAGAGVFGFPAVLRAQPRTIKVGVVHPVTGPLSEAGQACRLGAQMAADAVNATGGIKSLGGAKLELILGDTQGKPEVARTEAERVINGGAQVLLGPFSSGDAAAMVPVAQQQRIPFLVDIAAADPITANVAKAVREGQQKVQYVYRNFPTGTMFGQRAIQFMTEIFKEAGVSPKRLVLMYANDLFGQTQAKSFQAAHKAARPGFDIVEVIPWPEPPSDLSTEVGKLRAARPDIIAPITRPASAQLLLPELAKQRVEAMGVISPGSPGLYEAGQIAKLKELIEHVMDNVPWPNFKNPKTRAIAEEYGKRSGGKTFDTNSGYSYDGMLIVADVLERAKSTDPEAVVDAIKKTSFTGGFMVSAGPVVFNETGDNPNATSAMIQILGQKPVVVWPRDAAEQKLVFPRPKR